Proteins encoded in a region of the Streptomyces sp. PCS3-D2 genome:
- the mnmA gene encoding tRNA 2-thiouridine(34) synthase MnmA: protein MTENLPRTDRPLRVLAAMSGGVDSAVAAARAVEAGHDVTGVHLALSANPQSFRTGARGCCTIEDSRDARRAADVIGIPFYVWDLAERFREDVVEDFISEYEAGRTPNPCLRCNEKIKFAALLDKALALGFDAVCTGHYATVVLKEDGSRELHRASDMAKDQSYVLGVLDDKQLAHALFPLGDTLTTKEEIRAEAEERGLAVAKKPDSHDICFIADGDTQGFLAGRLGKAEGDIVDGATGEKVGTHDGAFGFTIGQRKGLRIGHPAPDGKPRYVLDISPVNNTVTVGPVEALDVSALTAIRPRWCGAEAAAPGTYTAQLRAHGGETEVFAEVVDGELRVSFAEPVRGVAPGQAIVLYDGTRVVGSATIATTTRAAAAV from the coding sequence ATGACTGAGAACCTGCCGCGCACCGACCGCCCCCTTCGCGTCCTGGCCGCCATGTCCGGCGGAGTGGACTCCGCCGTCGCAGCCGCCCGCGCCGTCGAAGCCGGGCACGACGTGACCGGCGTCCACCTCGCGCTCTCCGCGAACCCGCAGTCCTTCCGGACCGGAGCCCGTGGCTGCTGCACCATCGAGGACTCCCGCGACGCCCGCCGTGCCGCGGACGTCATCGGTATCCCCTTCTACGTCTGGGACCTCGCCGAGCGCTTCCGCGAGGACGTCGTCGAGGACTTCATCTCCGAGTACGAGGCCGGGCGCACCCCGAACCCCTGCCTGCGCTGCAACGAGAAGATCAAGTTCGCCGCGCTGCTCGACAAGGCCCTCGCCCTCGGCTTCGACGCCGTCTGCACCGGTCACTACGCCACCGTCGTGCTGAAGGAGGACGGCTCCCGCGAGCTGCACCGCGCCTCCGACATGGCCAAGGACCAGTCCTACGTCCTCGGCGTCCTCGACGACAAGCAGCTCGCCCACGCCCTCTTCCCGCTCGGCGACACCCTCACCACCAAGGAAGAGATCCGGGCCGAGGCAGAGGAGCGGGGGCTGGCCGTCGCGAAGAAGCCCGACAGCCACGACATCTGCTTCATCGCCGACGGAGACACCCAGGGCTTCCTCGCCGGCCGCCTCGGCAAGGCCGAGGGCGACATCGTCGACGGGGCCACCGGCGAGAAGGTCGGCACGCACGACGGCGCCTTCGGCTTCACCATCGGCCAGCGCAAGGGCCTGCGGATCGGCCACCCGGCCCCCGACGGCAAGCCGCGCTACGTGCTCGACATCTCCCCGGTGAACAACACCGTCACCGTCGGACCCGTCGAGGCCCTCGACGTCAGCGCCCTCACCGCGATCCGCCCCCGCTGGTGCGGGGCCGAGGCGGCCGCCCCGGGCACCTACACCGCCCAGCTGCGCGCCCACGGCGGAGAGACCGAGGTCTTCGCCGAGGTGGTGGACGGCGAGTTGCGCGTCTCCTTCGCCGAGCCCGTCCGCGGCGTGGCCCCCGGCCAGGCGATCGTGCTCTACGACGGCACCCGCGTGGTCGGCTCCGCCACCATCGCGACGACGACGCGGGCCGCGGCCGCCGTCTGA
- a CDS encoding N-acetylmuramoyl-L-alanine amidase, with translation MAEQGNKRSKSGRTRRAVLLGGLGIVSAGAVAGREEIRRAWWLLPGVAKPRKEGEIDHAGAGWTAASPANWRMADRPDDYRVDRIVVHVTQGGFQSSVDAFKNPWHKASAHYIVRGDGHVEQMVRELDVAFHAGNRSMNERSVGIEHVGFVDRPEDFTDALYAASARLAADICRRYDFPADRKHIVGHSEVPGADHTDPGGHWDWDRYLRMVREALAAPA, from the coding sequence ATGGCCGAGCAGGGGAACAAGAGATCGAAGTCGGGGCGGACGCGCCGGGCGGTGCTGCTCGGCGGGCTGGGCATCGTCTCCGCGGGGGCGGTCGCCGGCCGGGAGGAGATCCGCCGCGCGTGGTGGCTGCTGCCGGGAGTGGCCAAGCCGCGCAAGGAGGGCGAGATCGACCACGCGGGGGCGGGCTGGACGGCCGCCTCGCCGGCGAACTGGCGGATGGCCGACCGGCCCGACGACTACCGGGTGGACCGGATCGTCGTGCACGTCACACAGGGCGGCTTCCAGTCCTCGGTGGACGCCTTCAAGAATCCGTGGCACAAGGCTTCGGCGCACTACATAGTCCGGGGAGACGGGCATGTGGAGCAGATGGTGCGCGAGTTGGACGTGGCCTTCCACGCGGGCAACCGGTCGATGAACGAGCGCAGCGTCGGCATCGAGCACGTCGGTTTCGTGGACCGGCCGGAGGACTTCACGGACGCCCTGTACGCGGCTTCGGCCCGGCTGGCCGCCGACATCTGCCGCCGCTACGACTTCCCGGCGGACCGCAAGCACATCGTCGGGCACTCCGAGGTGCCCGGCGCCGATCACACGGATCCGGGCGGGCACTGGGACTGGGACCGCTACCTGCGCATGGTTCGGGAGGCCCTGGCCGCTCCGGCCTGA
- a CDS encoding cysteine desulfurase family protein, with protein MAYLDHAATTPMLPEAAAAMTAQFAATGNASSLHAAGRRARRTVEEAREAFAEAIGARPSEVVFTAGGTEADNLAVKGLYWARRDADPARTRVIASPVEHHAVLDAVHWLAEHEGAEVDYLPVDRYGRVHPDAFREAVERNPGDIALATVMWANNEIGTVMPVRELADTAREAGIPLHSDAVQAFGQLDVHFGDSGLAAMTVSGHKIGGPYGIGALLLGRDQSPVPVLHGGGQERHVRSGTLDVPAIAAFAVAAVVAAERRERFAAEVGALRDDLVAAVLAAVPDAVLGGDPDERLPANAHFSFPGCEGDSLLLLLDAQGIECSTGSACTAGVAQPSHVLLAAGTDPRLARGTLRFSLGHTSTKEDVAALAAAIGPAVERARTAGLS; from the coding sequence ATGGCCTACCTCGACCACGCCGCCACCACCCCCATGCTGCCGGAGGCCGCCGCGGCGATGACCGCGCAGTTCGCCGCCACGGGGAACGCCTCGTCCTTGCACGCCGCCGGCCGCCGGGCCCGCCGTACCGTCGAGGAGGCCCGCGAGGCCTTCGCCGAGGCGATCGGCGCACGCCCCAGCGAGGTGGTCTTCACCGCGGGCGGCACGGAAGCCGACAACCTCGCCGTCAAGGGCCTCTACTGGGCCCGGCGCGACGCCGACCCCGCCCGCACCCGGGTCATCGCCAGCCCCGTCGAGCACCACGCCGTCCTCGACGCCGTGCACTGGCTCGCCGAGCACGAGGGCGCCGAGGTCGACTACCTGCCCGTGGACCGCTACGGGCGCGTGCACCCCGACGCCTTCCGCGAAGCCGTCGAGCGCAACCCCGGCGACATCGCCCTGGCCACCGTCATGTGGGCCAACAACGAGATCGGCACCGTCATGCCGGTCCGTGAACTGGCCGACACCGCCCGCGAGGCCGGCATCCCGCTGCACTCCGACGCCGTCCAGGCCTTCGGGCAGCTCGATGTCCACTTCGGCGACAGCGGCCTCGCCGCCATGACCGTCAGCGGTCACAAGATCGGCGGCCCCTACGGCATCGGAGCGCTGCTCCTCGGCCGCGACCAGAGTCCCGTACCCGTCCTGCACGGCGGCGGGCAGGAACGGCACGTCCGCTCCGGCACCCTCGACGTTCCCGCCATCGCCGCCTTCGCGGTGGCCGCCGTCGTCGCCGCCGAGCGGCGGGAGCGGTTCGCCGCCGAGGTCGGCGCCCTGCGCGACGACCTGGTGGCCGCGGTCCTCGCGGCCGTGCCCGACGCCGTCCTCGGAGGAGACCCCGACGAGCGGCTTCCGGCCAACGCGCACTTCAGCTTCCCCGGCTGTGAGGGCGACTCCCTGCTGCTCCTGCTCGACGCCCAGGGCATCGAGTGCTCCACCGGATCGGCGTGCACCGCGGGCGTGGCCCAGCCGAGCCATGTCCTGCTGGCAGCCGGCACCGATCCTCGGCTGGCCCGCGGCACCCTGCGTTTCTCCCTCGGCCACACCTCCACCAAGGAGGACGTCGCCGCCCTGGCCGCGGCCATCGGTCCCGCGGTGGAGCGCGCCCGGACGGCCGGTCTCAGCTGA
- a CDS encoding thioesterase family protein: protein MSYAAAQASIGDSEFDRDTAITERAGEPGVYDAELSAGWTIIAAVNGGYLLALVGRALSAALPHPDPFTVSAHYLTSSVPGPAVIRTEVVRVGRTLSTGQASLFQYDEHGNEVERIRVLASYGDLASLPDDVRTVAEPPLMPSYENCIGPEAGPAPIPGSSAIVDRLRLRLDPATAGWAVGAPSGKGEMRAWFELADGRDADPLSMLLAVDALPPTAFDLGLVAWTPTVELTTHIRRRPAPGPLRISITTRNLAGGFLEEDAEVWDSTDHLVAQSRQLARALRM, encoded by the coding sequence ATGTCATATGCAGCTGCCCAGGCATCCATCGGCGACAGCGAGTTCGACCGCGACACCGCCATCACCGAGCGCGCCGGCGAGCCCGGCGTGTACGACGCGGAGCTCTCCGCCGGCTGGACGATCATCGCCGCTGTCAACGGCGGCTACCTGCTGGCCCTGGTCGGCCGGGCCCTGTCGGCGGCCCTCCCGCACCCGGACCCCTTCACGGTCTCCGCGCACTACCTGACGTCCTCCGTGCCCGGCCCGGCCGTGATCCGCACCGAGGTCGTCCGAGTCGGCCGTACCCTCTCCACCGGCCAGGCCTCGCTCTTCCAGTACGACGAGCACGGCAACGAGGTCGAGCGCATCCGCGTCCTCGCCTCGTACGGCGACCTCGCGTCCCTGCCGGACGACGTGCGGACCGTCGCCGAGCCGCCGCTCATGCCCTCCTACGAGAACTGCATCGGCCCCGAGGCCGGCCCCGCGCCGATCCCCGGCAGCTCCGCCATCGTGGACCGGCTCCGGCTCCGGCTCGACCCGGCGACGGCGGGCTGGGCCGTCGGCGCCCCCTCCGGCAAGGGGGAGATGCGGGCCTGGTTCGAGCTGGCCGACGGCCGCGACGCCGACCCGCTGTCCATGCTCCTCGCGGTGGACGCACTGCCGCCGACCGCCTTCGACCTCGGCCTGGTGGCCTGGACCCCGACCGTGGAGCTCACCACGCACATCCGCCGCCGCCCGGCCCCCGGCCCGCTGCGGATCTCCATCACCACCCGCAACCTGGCCGGCGGCTTCCTGGAGGAGGACGCCGAGGTCTGGGACTCCACCGACCACCTGGTCGCCCAGTCCCGCCAGCTGGCACGGGCCCTGCGCATGTGA
- a CDS encoding trimeric intracellular cation channel family protein codes for MLHDLFPPGVQHALDLAGIFVFATAGALLAVRKNFDVFGIAVLALVTALGGGLFRDLVIGAVPPAAFGELSFFVTPLIAAAIVFFLHPEVQRINRAINVFDAAGLALFCVTGTTKAYEYGLGLTASAALGLATAVGGGVLRDVLVNEVPSLLRDREMYAVPATVGAAMVAVSIALDSLNAVTTGLAIVTTFVLRLLAMRYHWRAPLAWNRRSSVAEEP; via the coding sequence GTGCTCCACGATCTCTTCCCGCCCGGGGTCCAGCATGCGCTGGACCTCGCCGGCATCTTCGTCTTCGCCACCGCGGGTGCCCTGCTCGCCGTCCGCAAGAACTTCGACGTCTTCGGCATCGCCGTGCTCGCCCTCGTCACCGCCCTCGGCGGGGGCCTCTTCCGCGACCTGGTCATCGGTGCCGTCCCGCCGGCCGCCTTCGGTGAGCTCAGCTTCTTCGTCACCCCGCTGATCGCCGCCGCGATCGTTTTCTTCCTGCACCCCGAGGTTCAGCGGATCAACCGGGCGATCAACGTCTTCGACGCCGCCGGCCTCGCACTGTTCTGTGTGACCGGCACGACCAAGGCCTACGAGTACGGCCTCGGCCTGACCGCGTCCGCGGCGCTGGGCCTGGCCACGGCCGTCGGCGGCGGCGTACTGCGCGACGTGCTGGTCAACGAGGTGCCCTCGCTGCTGCGCGACCGCGAGATGTACGCCGTGCCCGCCACCGTGGGTGCCGCGATGGTCGCCGTCTCCATCGCCCTGGACTCGCTCAACGCCGTCACCACCGGCCTGGCGATCGTGACCACCTTCGTCCTGAGGCTCCTCGCCATGCGCTACCACTGGCGGGCGCCGCTGGCCTGGAACCGCCGCTCCTCGGTGGCCGAAGAGCCGTAG
- a CDS encoding ABC transporter ATP-binding protein has protein sequence MVIPAQATDSPEVLLKVTGLAKHFPITKGLIRRQVGAVKAVDGLDFDVRRGETLGVVGESGCGKSTMGRLITRLLEPSGGTIEFEGKDITHLGVAGMRPLRRDVQMIFQDPYGSLNPRHTVGTIVSAPFKLQNVVPEGGLKAEVQRLLSLVGLNPEHYNRYPHEFSGGQRQRIGIARALALKPKLVVADEPVSALDVSIQAQVVNLLDDLQKELGLTYVIIAHDLSVIRHVSDRIAVMYLGKIVELADNASLYGEPMHPYTAALMSAVPVPDPRRRGARSGRILLKGDVPSPISPPSGCRFHTRCWKATQICATQEPPLLALKTGHQVACHHPENAPDQAPGDTPLPGAADAVTTASQ, from the coding sequence GTGGTCATTCCCGCGCAGGCCACGGACTCGCCCGAAGTCCTGCTCAAGGTCACCGGCCTGGCGAAGCACTTCCCGATCACCAAGGGGCTGATCCGGCGCCAGGTGGGCGCGGTCAAGGCCGTCGACGGACTCGACTTCGACGTCCGGCGCGGGGAGACCCTCGGCGTCGTCGGCGAGTCCGGCTGCGGAAAGTCGACCATGGGCCGGCTGATCACGCGGCTGCTCGAACCGAGCGGCGGCACGATCGAGTTCGAGGGCAAGGACATCACGCACCTCGGGGTGGCGGGCATGCGCCCGCTGCGCCGCGACGTGCAGATGATCTTCCAGGACCCCTATGGCTCGCTGAACCCGCGCCACACGGTGGGCACCATCGTGAGCGCCCCGTTCAAGCTCCAGAACGTCGTCCCGGAGGGCGGGCTCAAGGCGGAGGTCCAGCGGCTGCTGTCGCTCGTCGGCCTCAACCCCGAGCACTACAACCGCTACCCGCACGAGTTCTCGGGCGGCCAGCGCCAGCGCATCGGCATCGCGCGGGCCCTGGCGCTGAAGCCGAAGCTGGTGGTCGCGGACGAGCCCGTCTCGGCGCTCGACGTCTCGATCCAGGCCCAGGTGGTCAACCTGCTGGACGACCTCCAGAAGGAGCTCGGCCTCACCTATGTGATCATCGCGCACGACCTGTCGGTCATCCGCCACGTGTCGGACCGCATCGCGGTGATGTACCTCGGCAAGATCGTCGAGCTCGCCGACAACGCGTCCCTGTACGGGGAGCCGATGCACCCGTACACGGCGGCCCTGATGTCGGCCGTGCCGGTGCCGGACCCGAGGCGGCGCGGCGCAAGGAGCGGGCGCATCCTGCTCAAGGGAGACGTGCCGTCCCCGATCTCGCCGCCGAGCGGCTGCCGCTTCCACACGCGGTGCTGGAAGGCGACGCAGATCTGCGCCACCCAGGAGCCGCCGCTGCTCGCGCTGAAGACGGGGCACCAGGTGGCTTGCCACCACCCGGAGAACGCCCCCGACCAGGCTCCGGGCGACACGCCCCTCCCGGGTGCGGCGGACGCGGTGACGACGGCTTCGCAGTAG
- a CDS encoding ABC transporter ATP-binding protein, whose amino-acid sequence MTDPTQKGKGVSADARTADAASTGTALSADPVAGRPAEAFLDVRDLKVHFPTDDGVVKSVDGLSFQLEKGQTLGIVGESGSGKSVTSLAVMGLHRAGNADRSSVEMSGEIWLGGRELLTADPEEVRRLRGRDMAMIFQDPLSALHPYYTIGSQIVEAYRVHNDVDKKTARKRAVEMLDRVGIPEPGKRVDDYPHQFSGGMRQRAMIAMSLVNNPDLLIADEPTTALDVTVQAQILDLIRDLQKEFGSAVIMITHDLGVVAEMADEILVMYGGRCVERGTAEKVFYEPRHPYTWGLLGSMPRIDREQSERLIPVKGSPPSLINIPDGCAFNPRCPYADVPKGNVTRTVRPELTQDDSRHWSACHMPQDERTRIWTEEIAPKL is encoded by the coding sequence GTGACCGACCCGACTCAGAAGGGGAAGGGCGTCAGCGCCGACGCCCGTACCGCGGACGCCGCCTCCACCGGCACGGCCCTCTCGGCGGATCCGGTCGCAGGCCGTCCCGCCGAGGCCTTCCTCGACGTCCGCGACCTCAAGGTGCACTTCCCCACCGACGACGGAGTCGTCAAATCGGTGGACGGGCTCTCCTTCCAGTTGGAGAAGGGACAGACCCTCGGCATCGTGGGCGAGTCCGGCTCCGGCAAGTCGGTCACCTCGCTGGCCGTCATGGGCCTGCACCGGGCGGGCAACGCCGACCGCTCCAGCGTCGAGATGTCGGGCGAGATCTGGCTCGGGGGCAGGGAACTGCTGACGGCCGATCCCGAGGAGGTGCGCAGGCTGCGGGGCCGCGACATGGCGATGATCTTCCAGGACCCGCTGAGCGCGCTGCACCCCTACTACACGATCGGCTCCCAGATTGTGGAGGCGTACCGCGTCCACAACGACGTGGACAAGAAGACGGCGCGCAAGCGGGCCGTGGAGATGCTCGACCGGGTGGGCATCCCCGAGCCCGGCAAGCGCGTCGACGACTATCCGCACCAGTTCTCCGGCGGTATGCGCCAGCGCGCGATGATCGCGATGTCGCTGGTCAACAATCCTGACCTGCTGATCGCGGATGAGCCGACCACGGCGCTGGACGTCACCGTGCAGGCGCAGATCCTGGACCTGATCCGCGATCTGCAGAAGGAGTTCGGCTCCGCCGTCATCATGATCACGCACGACCTCGGCGTCGTCGCGGAGATGGCCGACGAGATCCTCGTGATGTACGGCGGCCGGTGCGTCGAGCGGGGCACCGCCGAGAAGGTGTTCTACGAGCCCCGCCACCCCTACACCTGGGGCCTGCTGGGCTCGATGCCGCGCATCGACCGCGAGCAGAGCGAGCGCCTCATCCCGGTCAAGGGCTCCCCGCCCAGCCTCATCAACATCCCCGACGGCTGCGCCTTCAACCCGCGCTGCCCGTACGCCGACGTGCCCAAGGGCAACGTGACGCGTACGGTCCGGCCCGAGCTCACCCAGGACGACAGCCGCCACTGGTCCGCCTGCCACATGCCGCAGGACGAGCGGACCCGGATCTGGACCGAAGAGATTGCGCCGAAGCTGTGA
- a CDS encoding ABC transporter permease has product MFVYIVRRLFAAVFLLLVVSAITFAIFFLLPRLAGGTADSLATQYVGKNPSPESIAAVKKNLGFDQPLYAQYWEFLRGIFAGREFNYGPSPSQCNAPCLGYSFKDHVEVWPDIVSRLPVTASLTLGAAAIWLVTGVTTGVVSALRPGSLFDRLAMGVALAGVSLPMFFTGTLALAVFVFNWPVFTNVYVDFSDDPAAWVQGLVLPWCTLAFLYSALYARLTRAGMLETMSEDYIRTARAKGLRERVVVTRHGLRSALTPIVTIFGMDFGLLLGGAIVTETVFSYHGVGEYAYQAIAVNDLPKILGVTLFAAFFIVFCNLVVDLVYAIIDPRVRLS; this is encoded by the coding sequence GTGTTTGTGTACATCGTCCGGCGGCTGTTCGCCGCGGTGTTCCTGCTGCTCGTTGTCAGCGCGATCACCTTCGCGATCTTCTTCCTGCTGCCCCGGCTGGCCGGCGGCACGGCCGACTCGCTGGCCACGCAGTACGTGGGCAAGAACCCCTCGCCCGAGTCCATCGCCGCGGTCAAGAAGAACCTCGGCTTCGACCAACCCCTGTACGCGCAGTACTGGGAGTTCCTGAGGGGCATCTTCGCGGGCCGCGAGTTCAACTACGGCCCCAGCCCCTCGCAGTGCAACGCCCCCTGCCTGGGCTACTCCTTCAAGGACCACGTCGAGGTCTGGCCCGACATCGTGAGCCGGTTGCCCGTCACCGCCTCCCTCACCCTGGGGGCGGCCGCCATCTGGCTGGTCACCGGTGTCACCACGGGCGTGGTGTCGGCCCTGCGGCCCGGCTCGCTCTTCGACCGGCTCGCGATGGGCGTGGCCCTCGCCGGCGTCTCCCTGCCGATGTTCTTCACCGGCACCCTCGCGCTGGCCGTCTTCGTCTTCAACTGGCCGGTGTTCACCAACGTCTACGTGGACTTCTCCGACGACCCGGCCGCCTGGGTCCAGGGACTGGTCCTGCCCTGGTGCACGCTGGCCTTCCTCTACTCCGCGCTCTACGCACGGCTCACCCGGGCCGGAATGCTGGAGACCATGAGCGAGGACTACATCCGCACCGCCCGGGCCAAGGGCCTGCGCGAGCGGGTGGTCGTCACCCGCCACGGACTGCGCTCCGCGCTGACCCCGATCGTGACCATCTTCGGCATGGACTTCGGGCTGCTCCTCGGCGGCGCGATCGTCACCGAGACGGTCTTCTCGTACCACGGCGTCGGCGAGTACGCCTACCAGGCGATCGCGGTCAACGACCTGCCGAAGATCCTCGGCGTGACCCTGTTCGCCGCCTTCTTCATCGTGTTCTGCAACCTGGTGGTCGACCTCGTCTACGCCATCATCGACCCGAGGGTGAGGCTGTCGTGA
- a CDS encoding ABC transporter substrate-binding protein: protein MRSRSRKAAVLAAAITVALTASACNGGDKTAGDDKSAGSNAAVKGVVNASDKQGGTLVYEASDTPDSFDPGNTYYGFVFNFSRLYARPLTTFAPGAGAEGNKVVPDLAESLGTPSDGGATWTYKIRKGVKYSDGTEITSKDVKYAVERSNFARDVHSNGPNYLAQYLKDNETPYEGPYKDKSDTGLQSIETPDDQTIVFKLKQPFAEFDYLLANPQSAPVPKAKDNGADYVKNIVSSGSYMFESYEHDKQAVLVRNPNWDASTDPLRKQLPEKIVVKLKVNQETIDSNLKAGNTHIDIVGNGVAQQTQTELLTSKDPNTDNAEGGRLVYMAMNTKVAPFDNVECRKAVQYAIDKVSVQTAFGGPTRGAIASTVLPTDIPGHVDFNTYETPDNKGDEAKSKAALTACGQPNGFETTITARNDRAGEVDMATAIQASLKKVGINVKIQQFPAGKYFSDYAGVPKFTEDNKIGLMMMQWGADWPSGFGFLQQVVHGDAISKTGNTNLSQLNDPEINKMLNDNIANTDAAAREKVYGEIDKKVMDQAVIVPLTYFKVLHYRSPKLTNVVSNPAWSGQYDYLNIGLK from the coding sequence ATGAGAAGCAGGTCGAGAAAAGCCGCGGTGCTTGCCGCCGCCATCACCGTCGCCCTCACCGCCTCCGCCTGCAATGGTGGTGACAAGACCGCCGGCGACGACAAGTCGGCCGGATCCAACGCCGCCGTCAAGGGCGTGGTCAACGCCTCCGACAAGCAGGGCGGAACGCTCGTCTACGAGGCGTCCGACACCCCCGACTCCTTCGACCCCGGCAACACCTACTACGGCTTCGTCTTCAACTTCAGCCGCCTGTACGCCCGTCCGCTGACCACCTTCGCTCCCGGCGCCGGAGCCGAGGGCAACAAGGTCGTCCCGGACCTCGCCGAGAGCCTCGGCACCCCCAGTGACGGCGGTGCCACCTGGACGTACAAGATTCGCAAGGGTGTGAAGTACAGCGACGGTACGGAGATCACCTCCAAGGACGTCAAGTACGCCGTCGAGCGGAGCAACTTCGCCCGTGACGTGCACTCCAACGGCCCGAACTACCTCGCGCAGTACCTCAAGGACAACGAGACCCCCTACGAGGGCCCGTACAAGGACAAGTCCGACACGGGGCTGCAGTCCATCGAGACCCCCGACGACCAGACGATCGTCTTCAAGCTGAAGCAGCCCTTCGCCGAGTTCGACTACCTGCTGGCGAACCCGCAGTCGGCCCCCGTGCCGAAGGCCAAGGACAACGGCGCGGACTATGTGAAGAACATCGTCTCCTCGGGCTCGTACATGTTCGAGAGCTACGAGCACGACAAGCAGGCGGTCCTGGTCCGCAACCCCAACTGGGACGCCTCCACGGACCCGCTGCGCAAGCAGCTCCCGGAGAAGATCGTCGTCAAGCTGAAGGTCAACCAGGAGACGATCGACTCCAACCTGAAGGCCGGCAACACCCACATCGACATCGTCGGCAACGGTGTGGCCCAGCAGACCCAGACCGAGCTGCTGACCTCGAAGGACCCCAACACCGACAACGCCGAGGGCGGTCGCCTGGTCTACATGGCGATGAACACCAAGGTGGCGCCCTTCGACAACGTGGAGTGCCGCAAGGCGGTCCAGTACGCGATCGACAAGGTGTCGGTGCAGACCGCGTTCGGCGGTCCCACCCGCGGCGCCATCGCCAGCACCGTCCTGCCGACCGACATCCCGGGGCACGTGGACTTCAACACCTACGAGACCCCCGACAACAAGGGCGACGAGGCCAAGTCCAAGGCCGCGCTGACCGCCTGCGGACAGCCGAACGGCTTCGAGACCACCATCACCGCGCGCAACGACCGCGCCGGCGAGGTCGACATGGCCACGGCCATCCAGGCGTCCCTGAAGAAGGTCGGGATCAACGTCAAGATCCAGCAGTTCCCGGCCGGCAAGTACTTCAGCGACTACGCGGGCGTCCCGAAGTTCACCGAGGACAACAAGATCGGCCTCATGATGATGCAGTGGGGCGCCGACTGGCCGAGCGGCTTCGGCTTCCTCCAGCAGGTCGTACACGGTGACGCGATCAGCAAGACCGGTAACACCAACCTGTCGCAGCTGAACGACCCCGAGATCAACAAGATGCTGAACGACAACATCGCCAACACCGACGCCGCCGCGCGCGAGAAGGTCTACGGCGAGATCGACAAGAAGGTCATGGACCAGGCGGTCATCGTGCCCCTGACCTACTTCAAGGTCCTGCACTACCGCTCGCCCAAGCTCACCAACGTGGTCTCCAACCCGGCGTGGAGCGGTCAGTACGACTACCTCAACATCGGCCTGAAGTAA
- a CDS encoding ABC transporter permease, whose protein sequence is MTAPLHDTNAAESAAVATPDVPQKAIEGRSLGRIAWTRLKRDKVAMAGGAVVLLLVVLAALSQPIQWVFGLDPDALHQDLIDPSLATPIGSFGGISWEHPLGVEPKFGRDIATRILEGSWVSLLVAFGSTLLSVLIGSVLGVVAGYYGGWADTVISRMMDTFLAFPLLLFAISISAALQGGAFGLEGLPLHIGVLIFVIGFFGWPYIGRIVRGQTLSLREREFVDAARSLGARGPFIVFRELLPNLVAPILVYATLLIPTNILFEASLSFLGVGIQPPQASWGGMLSSAVDYYKVDPMFMVVPGTAIFLTVLAFNLLGDGLRDALDPKSSR, encoded by the coding sequence ATGACGGCACCACTGCACGACACCAACGCGGCCGAGTCCGCGGCCGTGGCCACCCCCGACGTTCCGCAGAAGGCGATCGAGGGCCGCTCGCTCGGCCGGATCGCGTGGACCAGACTCAAGCGCGACAAGGTGGCGATGGCCGGCGGCGCGGTCGTGCTGCTCCTCGTGGTGCTGGCCGCGCTGTCGCAGCCGATCCAGTGGGTGTTCGGCCTGGACCCGGACGCGCTGCACCAGGACCTCATCGACCCCTCCCTGGCCACTCCGATCGGCTCCTTCGGCGGTATCAGCTGGGAGCACCCCCTCGGCGTGGAGCCGAAGTTCGGCCGCGACATCGCCACCCGCATCCTGGAAGGCTCCTGGGTCTCCCTGCTGGTCGCCTTCGGGTCGACCCTCCTCTCGGTGCTGATCGGCTCGGTGCTGGGCGTCGTCGCCGGGTACTACGGAGGCTGGGCCGACACGGTGATCAGCCGCATGATGGACACCTTCCTCGCCTTCCCGCTGCTGCTCTTCGCGATCTCCATCTCGGCCGCCCTCCAGGGCGGGGCCTTCGGGCTGGAGGGACTGCCGCTGCACATCGGCGTGCTGATCTTCGTGATCGGCTTCTTCGGCTGGCCCTACATCGGGCGCATCGTGCGCGGCCAGACGCTGTCGCTGCGCGAGCGGGAGTTCGTCGACGCGGCCCGCAGCCTCGGCGCCCGCGGCCCCTTCATCGTCTTCCGGGAGCTGCTGCCCAATCTGGTGGCGCCGATCCTCGTCTACGCCACCCTGCTCATCCCGACCAACATCCTCTTCGAGGCCTCTCTGAGCTTCCTCGGCGTGGGTATCCAGCCACCGCAGGCCTCGTGGGGCGGAATGCTCAGCTCCGCCGTGGACTACTACAAGGTCGACCCGATGTTCATGGTCGTCCCGGGCACGGCGATCTTCCTCACCGTGCTCGCCTTCAACCTCCTCGGCGACGGCCTGCGCGACGCCCTGGACCCCAAGAGCTCGCGCTGA